Proteins encoded together in one Bradyrhizobium sp. CB82 window:
- the rpsN gene encoding 30S ribosomal protein S14, which yields MAKKSSIEKNNRRKRMVKNAAAKRERLKAIIADKKLPMEERFAATLKLAEMPRNSSATRIRMRCELSGRPRSNYRKNKLSRIALRELGSKGMVPGLVKSSW from the coding sequence ATGGCAAAGAAGAGTTCAATCGAGAAGAACAACCGGCGCAAGCGGATGGTGAAGAACGCCGCCGCCAAGCGCGAGCGGTTGAAGGCGATCATCGCCGACAAGAAGCTCCCGATGGAGGAGCGCTTCGCTGCGACGTTGAAGCTGGCCGAAATGCCGCGCAACTCGTCGGCGACCCGCATCCGTATGCGTTGCGAGCTGTCGGGCCGCCCGCGCTCGAACTACCGCAAGAACAAGCTGTCCCGTATCGCGCTGCGTGAACTTGGCTCCAAGGGCATGGTCCCGGGCCTCGTGAAGTCGAGCTGGTAA
- the rplV gene encoding 50S ribosomal protein L22: MSKPKRERSLADNEAKAVARMLRVSPQKLNLVAQLIRGRKASAALADLQFSRKRIAVDVKKCLESAIANAENNHDLDVDDLVVAQAFVGNGLVMKRFAARGRGRSGRVYKPFSQLTIIVRQVEAEAAA, translated from the coding sequence ATGAGCAAACCTAAGCGCGAACGGAGCCTCGCCGACAACGAGGCCAAGGCGGTCGCCCGGATGCTGCGGGTGAGCCCGCAGAAGCTCAACCTGGTGGCCCAGCTCATTCGCGGCCGCAAGGCGTCTGCTGCGCTCGCCGATCTGCAGTTCTCGCGCAAGCGGATCGCGGTCGACGTGAAGAAGTGCCTGGAATCGGCTATCGCCAACGCCGAGAACAACCACGACCTCGACGTCGACGATCTCGTCGTGGCGCAGGCCTTCGTCGGCAACGGGCTCGTGATGAAGCGCTTTGCCGCCCGCGGCCGTGGTCGCTCGGGCCGTGTCTACAAACCATTTTCGCAGCTGACGATCATCGTTCGTCAGGTCGAAGCCGAAGCGGCCGCTTAA
- the rplR gene encoding 50S ribosomal protein L18, whose amino-acid sequence MSKAKVTNARRKRSVRLKLRRSGGGRPRLSVFRSSKHIYAQVIDDLKGETLASASSLEKSMRDGGKTGADIDAAKAVGKLLAQRAAEKGVKEVVFDRGSYLYHGRVKALADAARESGLSF is encoded by the coding sequence ATGTCGAAAGCCAAGGTTACGAATGCCCGGCGCAAGCGGAGTGTGCGGCTGAAGCTGCGCCGCTCCGGTGGCGGCCGTCCGCGCCTGTCGGTGTTCCGCTCGTCCAAGCACATCTACGCCCAGGTCATCGACGACCTGAAGGGCGAGACGCTGGCCTCTGCCTCATCGCTCGAGAAGTCGATGCGCGATGGTGGCAAGACCGGCGCCGACATCGATGCGGCGAAGGCGGTCGGCAAGCTGCTGGCTCAGCGCGCCGCGGAGAAGGGCGTCAAGGAAGTCGTGTTCGATCGCGGCAGCTATCTCTATCACGGGCGCGTCAAGGCACTGGCCGACGCGGCGCGTGAGAGCGGGCTGAGCTTCTAA
- the rpmD gene encoding 50S ribosomal protein L30, translating to MAKAAKTIKVEQIGSAIRRHHSQRSTLIGLKLNKIGRVAELPDTPAVRGMIEKVHHLVRIVDGK from the coding sequence ATGGCCAAGGCCGCCAAGACGATCAAGGTCGAGCAGATCGGCAGCGCGATCCGCCGCCATCACTCGCAGCGCTCGACGCTGATCGGGCTCAAGCTCAACAAGATCGGCCGCGTCGCCGAACTGCCGGACACCCCGGCCGTTCGCGGCATGATCGAGAAGGTTCACCATCTCGTCCGCATCGTCGACGGGAAGTAA
- the rplN gene encoding 50S ribosomal protein L14, with protein MIQMQTNLDVADNSGARRVMCIKVLGGSKRRYATIGDIIVVSIKEAIPRGKVKKGDVMKAVVVRVRKDIRRPDGSVIRFDRNAAVLINNQAEPVGTRIFGPVPRELRAKNHMKIISLAPEVL; from the coding sequence ATGATTCAGATGCAGACCAACCTCGACGTGGCCGACAATTCTGGCGCACGCCGTGTCATGTGTATCAAGGTGCTCGGAGGCTCCAAGCGCCGCTACGCCACCATCGGCGACATCATCGTCGTGTCGATCAAGGAAGCGATTCCGCGTGGCAAGGTGAAAAAGGGCGACGTGATGAAGGCCGTCGTGGTGCGTGTCCGCAAGGACATCCGCCGTCCCGACGGGTCGGTCATCCGTTTCGACCGCAACGCCGCCGTCCTGATCAACAACCAGGCCGAGCCGGTCGGTACCCGTATCTTCGGGCCCGTGCCGCGCGAGCTGCGCGCCAAGAACCACATGAAGATCATTTCGCTCGCGCCGGAGGTGCTGTGA
- the rplX gene encoding 50S ribosomal protein L24 has protein sequence MAAKIRKGDKVVVLTGRDKGRTGEVFEVRPDAGTALVRGINMVKRHQKQTQNQEGGIISKEAPIQLSNIAYLGKDGKPTRIGFKIQADGKKVRIAKSSGAEIDG, from the coding sequence ATGGCTGCGAAGATCCGCAAGGGCGACAAGGTCGTCGTGCTGACCGGCCGTGACAAGGGCCGCACCGGCGAGGTGTTCGAGGTGCGCCCAGACGCCGGCACGGCTCTGGTGCGTGGCATCAACATGGTGAAGCGCCACCAGAAGCAGACCCAGAACCAGGAGGGCGGCATCATCTCGAAAGAGGCGCCGATCCAACTGTCCAACATCGCGTATCTCGGCAAGGACGGAAAGCCGACGCGCATCGGATTCAAGATTCAGGCGGACGGCAAGAAGGTCCGCATCGCCAAGAGCTCGGGAGCTGAGATCGATGGCTGA
- the rpsH gene encoding 30S ribosomal protein S8: MSTHDPISDLITRIRNAQMRSKTKVSTPGSKMRENVLEVLKSEGYIRGYATVEHSSGRSEIEIELKYFDGEPVIREIERVSKPGRRVYASVKNLPRVNNGLGISVLSTPKGIMADHSARDANVGGEVLFTVF; encoded by the coding sequence ATGTCTACGCACGATCCAATCAGCGATCTGATCACCCGCATCCGCAACGCGCAGATGCGCTCCAAGACCAAGGTCTCGACGCCTGGCTCGAAGATGCGCGAGAACGTTCTCGAGGTGCTGAAGAGCGAGGGCTACATCCGCGGCTACGCCACGGTCGAGCATTCCTCGGGCCGCAGCGAGATCGAGATCGAGCTGAAGTATTTCGACGGCGAGCCCGTCATCCGCGAGATCGAACGTGTCTCCAAGCCCGGGCGTCGCGTTTACGCCTCGGTGAAGAACCTGCCGCGGGTCAACAACGGGCTCGGCATTTCGGTGTTGTCGACGCCGAAGGGGATCATGGCCGACCACAGCGCGCGCGACGCGAATGTGGGCGGTGAAGTCCTCTTCACGGTGTTCTGA
- the rplE gene encoding 50S ribosomal protein L5, producing the protein MADTAYVPRLRAEYDAKIRVAMTEKFGYENVMEVPRLDKVVLNMGVGDSVNDRKKAETAAAELTQIAGQKAIVTYSRIAIATFKLRENQPIGCKVTLRKARMYEFIDRLVTVALPRVRDFRGLNPKSFDGRGNYSLGIKEHIIFPEIDFDKVTEARGMDITVCTTAKTDEEARALLTAFNFPFRQ; encoded by the coding sequence ATGGCTGACACAGCTTACGTGCCGCGCCTGCGCGCGGAATATGACGCGAAGATCCGCGTCGCGATGACCGAGAAGTTCGGTTACGAGAACGTCATGGAAGTTCCGCGTCTGGACAAGGTCGTGCTGAACATGGGCGTTGGCGATTCCGTCAACGACCGCAAGAAGGCCGAGACCGCAGCCGCCGAATTGACCCAGATCGCCGGCCAGAAGGCGATTGTGACCTATTCGCGTATCGCGATCGCGACCTTCAAGCTGCGTGAGAATCAGCCGATCGGCTGCAAGGTCACGCTGCGCAAGGCCCGCATGTACGAGTTCATCGATCGCCTGGTGACGGTCGCGCTGCCGCGCGTCCGCGACTTCCGCGGTTTGAACCCGAAGAGCTTCGACGGCCGGGGCAACTACTCGCTCGGCATCAAGGAGCACATCATTTTCCCCGAGATCGACTTCGACAAGGTCACGGAAGCTCGCGGTATGGACATCACCGTCTGCACCACGGCCAAGACCGACGAAGAGGCGAGGGCCTTGTTGACCGCTTTCAATTTCCCGTTCCGGCAGTGA
- a CDS encoding 50S ribosomal protein L23 — MTKNIEARHYDVILSPVVTEKATIASEHNKVLFKVAAKATKPQIKEAIEKLFDVKVKSVNTLVRKGKIKAFRGNLGSQSNTKRAIVTLEEGHRIDVTTGL; from the coding sequence ATGACGAAGAACATCGAGGCTCGCCACTACGACGTGATCCTGTCGCCGGTCGTGACCGAGAAGGCGACGATTGCCTCGGAGCACAACAAGGTTCTGTTCAAGGTGGCTGCCAAGGCGACCAAGCCGCAGATCAAGGAAGCGATCGAGAAGCTGTTCGACGTCAAGGTGAAGAGCGTCAACACGCTGGTCCGCAAGGGTAAGATCAAGGCCTTCCGCGGCAATCTCGGCTCGCAGTCGAACACCAAGCGCGCGATCGTGACCCTCGAAGAGGGCCACCGGATCGACGTGACCACAGGTCTGTAA
- the rpsQ gene encoding 30S ribosomal protein S17, which yields MPKRTLQGVVVSDKQAKTIVVRVDRRFTHPIYKKTIRRSKNYHAHDENNQFKPGDVVWIEESKPISKLKRWVVIRGEHKKSA from the coding sequence ATGCCGAAACGTACTTTGCAGGGCGTGGTCGTCAGCGACAAGCAAGCCAAGACCATCGTGGTGCGCGTCGATCGCCGCTTCACGCACCCGATCTACAAGAAGACGATCCGCCGTTCGAAGAACTATCACGCGCACGACGAGAACAACCAGTTCAAGCCGGGCGACGTGGTGTGGATCGAGGAATCGAAGCCGATTTCGAAGTTGAAGCGCTGGGTCGTGATCCGGGGCGAACACAAGAAAAGCGCCTGA
- the rplF gene encoding 50S ribosomal protein L6: MSRVGKKPVPVPSGVTATVDGQTVKMKGPKGQLQFVVHDDVEVKLESGQVKVKPRVETNRARALYGTARAQVANLVEGVTKGFEKKLEITGVGYRAAMQGKNLQLALGYSHDVIYPIPEGITITVPKPTEITVTGSDIQRVGQVAAEIRAYRPPEPYKGKGVKYVDEFIFRKEGKKK, encoded by the coding sequence ATGTCACGTGTTGGCAAAAAGCCTGTCCCGGTGCCGTCGGGCGTTACCGCGACCGTCGATGGGCAGACCGTCAAGATGAAGGGGCCGAAGGGCCAGCTTCAGTTCGTCGTCCATGACGACGTCGAGGTGAAGCTCGAGAGCGGCCAGGTCAAGGTGAAGCCGCGGGTCGAGACCAACCGCGCGCGGGCGCTGTACGGCACCGCACGCGCCCAGGTCGCGAACCTCGTCGAAGGCGTCACCAAGGGCTTCGAGAAGAAGCTCGAAATCACCGGCGTCGGTTACCGCGCCGCGATGCAGGGCAAGAACCTGCAGCTCGCGCTCGGCTACAGCCACGACGTGATCTATCCGATCCCGGAAGGGATCACGATCACCGTGCCGAAGCCGACCGAGATCACGGTGACCGGCAGCGACATCCAGCGCGTCGGCCAGGTTGCGGCTGAGATCCGCGCCTATCGTCCGCCGGAGCCCTACAAGGGCAAGGGCGTGAAGTACGTCGACGAATTCATCTTCCGCAAGGAAGGCAAGAAGAAGTAA
- the rplC gene encoding 50S ribosomal protein L3, producing the protein MRSGVIAQKVGMTRVFTETGEHIPVTVLKLGNCQVVGHRTEEKNGYVALQLGAGTRKTVYMPKAERGQFAVAKVEPKRQVEEFRVSADAMIPVGAEILADHFVVGQFVDVTGTSVGKGFAGGMKRWNFGGLRATHGVSISHRSIGSTGGRQDPGKTWKNKKMPGHMGVDRITTLNLRVVQTDVERGLILVEGAVPGSKGGWIRVRDAVKKPLPKEAPKPGKFKVAGGEAEAAAQQEGA; encoded by the coding sequence ATGCGCTCCGGAGTGATCGCACAAAAGGTCGGGATGACGCGGGTCTTCACGGAGACCGGCGAACATATCCCCGTGACCGTGCTGAAGCTCGGCAATTGCCAGGTCGTAGGCCACCGCACCGAAGAGAAGAACGGTTATGTCGCGCTCCAGCTTGGCGCCGGCACCCGCAAGACCGTGTACATGCCCAAGGCTGAGCGCGGCCAGTTCGCGGTCGCCAAGGTCGAGCCGAAGCGGCAGGTCGAGGAATTCCGCGTCTCCGCGGATGCCATGATCCCGGTCGGCGCCGAGATCCTGGCCGATCATTTCGTCGTCGGCCAATTCGTCGACGTCACCGGCACCTCGGTCGGTAAGGGCTTTGCCGGCGGTATGAAGCGCTGGAACTTCGGCGGTCTGCGCGCCACGCACGGTGTGTCGATCTCGCACCGCTCGATCGGTTCGACCGGCGGCCGTCAGGATCCCGGCAAGACCTGGAAGAACAAGAAGATGCCCGGCCACATGGGTGTCGACCGCATCACCACGCTCAACCTTCGCGTCGTCCAGACCGACGTCGAGCGCGGCCTGATCCTCGTCGAAGGCGCCGTTCCCGGCTCCAAGGGCGGCTGGATCCGCGTGCGCGACGCCGTCAAGAAGCCGCTGCCGAAGGAAGCTCCGAAGCCCGGCAAGTTCAAGGTTGCCGGCGGCGAAGCCGAGGCTGCGGCCCAGCAGGAGGGTGCGTGA
- the tuf gene encoding elongation factor Tu, translated as MAKAKFERTKPHCNIGTIGHVDHGKTSLTAAITKILAETGGATFTAYDQIDKAPEEKARGITISTAHVEYETKNRHYAHVDCPGHADYVKNMITGAAQMDGAILVVSAADGPMPQTREHILLARQVGVPALVVFLNKCDMVDDPELLELVELEVRELLSKYEFPGDKIPIIKGSALAALEDSDKKLGHEAILELMRNVDEYIPQPERPIDQPFLMPVEDVFSISGRGTVVTGRVERGIVKVGDEIEIVGLRATTKTTVTGVEMFRKLLDQGQAGDNIGALLRGTKREEVERGQVLCKPGSVKPHTKFKAEAYILTKDEGGRHTPFFTNYRPQFYFRTTDVTGVVHLPEGTEMVMPGDNIAMEVHLIVPIAMEEKLRFAIREGGRTVGAGVVASIIE; from the coding sequence ATGGCCAAAGCAAAGTTTGAACGTACCAAGCCCCACTGCAACATCGGCACCATCGGTCACGTCGACCATGGCAAGACGTCGCTGACCGCGGCGATCACCAAGATCCTCGCTGAAACCGGTGGTGCGACGTTCACGGCGTACGACCAGATCGACAAGGCGCCGGAAGAGAAGGCGCGCGGCATCACCATCTCGACCGCACACGTCGAGTACGAGACCAAGAACCGTCACTACGCGCACGTCGACTGCCCCGGCCACGCCGACTACGTGAAGAACATGATCACTGGCGCTGCCCAGATGGACGGCGCGATCCTGGTCGTGTCGGCCGCTGACGGCCCGATGCCGCAGACCCGTGAGCACATCCTGCTCGCCCGCCAGGTCGGCGTGCCCGCGCTCGTCGTGTTCCTCAACAAGTGCGACATGGTCGACGATCCGGAGCTGCTCGAGCTCGTCGAGCTCGAAGTCCGCGAGCTGCTCTCGAAGTACGAATTCCCCGGCGACAAGATCCCGATCATCAAGGGCTCGGCGCTGGCCGCTCTCGAAGACTCCGACAAGAAGCTCGGCCACGAGGCCATCCTCGAGCTGATGCGCAACGTCGACGAGTACATCCCGCAGCCGGAGCGCCCGATCGACCAGCCGTTCCTGATGCCGGTCGAAGACGTGTTCTCGATCTCGGGCCGCGGCACCGTGGTGACCGGCCGTGTCGAGCGCGGCATCGTCAAGGTCGGCGACGAAATCGAGATCGTCGGTCTGCGTGCGACGACCAAGACCACCGTCACCGGCGTCGAAATGTTCCGTAAGCTGCTCGACCAGGGTCAGGCCGGCGACAACATCGGCGCGCTGCTCCGCGGCACCAAGCGCGAGGAAGTCGAGCGCGGCCAGGTGCTCTGCAAACCGGGTTCGGTCAAGCCGCACACCAAGTTCAAGGCTGAGGCCTACATCCTCACCAAGGACGAAGGCGGCCGCCACACCCCGTTCTTCACCAACTACCGTCCGCAGTTCTACTTCCGCACCACCGACGTGACCGGTGTCGTGCACCTGCCGGAAGGCACCGAGATGGTGATGCCGGGCGACAACATCGCGATGGAAGTGCACCTGATCGTGCCGATCGCGATGGAAGAGAAGCTCCGCTTCGCGATCCGCGAAGGCGGCCGCACCGTCGGCGCCGGCGTCGTCGCCTCGATCATCGAGTAA
- the rplB gene encoding 50S ribosomal protein L2 — translation MALKTFNPTTPGQRQLVMVDRSALYKGKPLKALTEGKLSKGGRNNTGRITVRFRGGGHKKTLRTIDFKREKIDVPATVERLEYDPNRTGFIALIKYQDGEQAYILAPQRLAVGDTIIAGNYVDVKPGNVMPLGNMPVGTIIHNIETKIGKGGQLARSAGTYAQLVGRDQDYVIIRLNSGEQRLVHGRCRGTIGAVSNPDHMNTSIGKAGRKRWMGRRPHNRGVAMNPIDHPHGGGEGRTSGGRHPVTPWGKPTKGKKTRTNKSTNKFILLSRHKRKK, via the coding sequence ATGGCACTGAAGACATTCAATCCCACGACGCCGGGCCAGCGCCAGCTGGTGATGGTCGATCGCTCGGCCCTCTACAAGGGCAAGCCGCTCAAGGCGCTCACCGAGGGCAAGCTGTCCAAGGGCGGCCGCAACAACACCGGTCGCATCACCGTGCGCTTCCGTGGCGGTGGTCACAAGAAGACTCTGCGCACCATCGACTTCAAGCGCGAGAAGATCGACGTTCCTGCGACCGTGGAGCGGCTGGAGTATGATCCGAACCGCACCGGCTTCATCGCGCTGATCAAGTACCAGGACGGTGAGCAGGCCTACATCCTGGCGCCGCAGCGCCTGGCCGTGGGTGACACCATCATCGCTGGCAACTATGTCGACGTGAAGCCGGGCAATGTCATGCCGCTCGGCAACATGCCGGTCGGCACGATCATTCACAACATCGAGACCAAGATCGGCAAGGGCGGCCAGCTCGCGCGTTCGGCCGGCACCTACGCCCAGCTCGTCGGTCGCGATCAGGACTACGTGATCATCCGCCTGAACTCGGGCGAGCAGCGACTGGTGCACGGCCGTTGCCGCGGCACGATCGGTGCGGTCTCGAACCCCGATCACATGAACACCTCGATCGGCAAGGCCGGTCGTAAGCGCTGGATGGGCCGTCGCCCGCACAACCGCGGCGTTGCCATGAACCCGATCGACCATCCGCACGGCGGTGGTGAAGGTCGTACCTCGGGCGGTCGCCACCCGGTCACCCCGTGGGGCAAGCCGACCAAGGGCAAGAAGACCCGTACCAACAAGTCGACCAACAAATTCATTCTCCTAAGCCGCCACAAGCGGAAGAAGTAA
- the rpmC gene encoding 50S ribosomal protein L29: MAQMKIEDIRAMSPDQQDDAVLNLKKERFNLRFQRATGQLENTSRLREARRDIARIKTVAAQQRAKKK, translated from the coding sequence ATGGCCCAGATGAAGATCGAAGACATCCGCGCGATGAGCCCCGACCAGCAGGATGATGCCGTCCTGAACCTGAAGAAGGAGCGCTTCAACCTGCGCTTCCAGCGTGCCACCGGGCAGCTCGAGAACACCTCGCGCCTGCGCGAGGCCCGCCGTGACATCGCCCGGATCAAGACCGTCGCCGCGCAGCAGCGCGCGAAGAAGAAGTAA
- the rpsJ gene encoding 30S ribosomal protein S10, translating to MNGQNIRIRLKAFDHRILDTSTREIVNTAKRTGAQVRGPIPLPTRIEKFTVNRSPHVDKKSREQFEMRTHKRLLDIVDPTPQTVDALMKLDLAAGVDVEIKL from the coding sequence ATGAACGGCCAAAATATTCGCATCCGTCTCAAGGCGTTCGACCATCGTATCCTCGATACGTCGACCCGTGAGATCGTGAATACGGCGAAGCGCACCGGCGCGCAGGTTCGCGGACCCATTCCGCTGCCGACCCGCATCGAGAAGTTCACCGTCAACCGTTCGCCGCACGTCGACAAGAAGAGCCGCGAACAGTTCGAGATGCGCACCCACAAGCGTCTGCTCGACATCGTCGATCCGACCCCGCAGACGGTCGATGCTCTGATGAAGCTCGACCTGGCCGCCGGTGTCGACGTCGAGATCAAGCTCTAA
- the rpsC gene encoding 30S ribosomal protein S3, with protein sequence MGQKINPIGLRLGINRTWDSRWFAGKQEYGKLLHEDVKIREILHKELKQAAVARIVIERPHKKCRVTIHSARPGVVIGKKGADIDKLRKKVADITSSDVVINIVEIRKPELDATLVAESIAQQLERRVAFRRAMKRAVQSAMRLGAEGIRINCSGRLGGAEIARMEWYREGRVPLHTLRADIDYGVATAFTTFGTCGVKVWIFKGEILEHDPMAQDKRMAEGEGGGSGGGRQRRDAAA encoded by the coding sequence ATGGGTCAAAAGATCAATCCGATCGGTCTGCGTCTCGGCATCAACCGGACCTGGGATTCCCGCTGGTTCGCCGGCAAGCAGGAATACGGCAAGCTGCTGCACGAGGACGTCAAGATCCGCGAGATCCTGCACAAGGAGCTCAAGCAGGCGGCCGTCGCCCGCATCGTGATCGAGCGTCCGCACAAGAAGTGCCGCGTCACCATCCACTCGGCCCGTCCGGGCGTGGTGATCGGCAAGAAGGGCGCCGACATCGACAAGCTGCGCAAGAAGGTGGCCGACATCACCTCGTCGGACGTCGTGATCAACATCGTCGAGATCCGCAAGCCTGAGCTCGACGCGACGCTGGTCGCCGAATCGATCGCGCAGCAGCTCGAGCGCCGCGTTGCGTTCCGCCGCGCCATGAAGCGCGCCGTGCAGTCGGCCATGCGTCTCGGCGCCGAAGGCATCCGCATCAACTGCTCGGGTCGTCTGGGCGGTGCGGAAATCGCGCGCATGGAGTGGTACCGCGAAGGTCGCGTGCCGTTGCACACGCTGCGCGCCGACATCGACTATGGCGTTGCGACCGCGTTCACGACCTTCGGCACCTGCGGCGTCAAGGTCTGGATCTTCAAGGGCGAGATCCTCGAGCACGATCCGATGGCCCAGGACAAGAGAATGGCCGAAGGCGAGGGTGGTGGCAGCGGTGGCGGCCGGCAGCGTCGCGACGCTGCGGCCTGA
- the rpsE gene encoding 30S ribosomal protein S5 — MAGEREHRGGRERKEREERDSEFVDKLVHINRVAKVVKGGKRFGFAALVVIGDQKGRAGFGHGKAREVPEAIRKATESAKRNLTRVSLREGRTLHHDIAGRHGAGRVYLRAAPAGTGIIAGGPMRAVFETLGVQDVVAKSIGSSNPYNMVRATFDALKHQDSPRSVAARRNIKVSTLQSRRIGGDAEAAAD, encoded by the coding sequence ATGGCAGGTGAACGCGAACACCGCGGCGGACGTGAACGCAAGGAGCGCGAGGAGCGCGACAGCGAGTTCGTCGACAAGCTCGTCCACATCAACCGCGTGGCGAAGGTCGTCAAGGGCGGCAAGCGCTTCGGTTTCGCAGCGCTGGTCGTGATCGGCGACCAAAAGGGCCGTGCCGGCTTCGGTCACGGCAAGGCGCGCGAAGTGCCTGAGGCGATCCGCAAGGCGACCGAATCCGCCAAGCGCAACCTGACCCGTGTGTCGCTGCGCGAGGGCCGCACGCTCCATCACGACATCGCCGGCCGTCATGGCGCGGGCCGTGTCTACCTGCGTGCCGCTCCGGCCGGTACCGGCATCATCGCCGGCGGTCCGATGCGCGCCGTGTTCGAGACGCTCGGCGTCCAGGACGTGGTGGCCAAGTCGATCGGCTCGTCGAACCCGTACAACATGGTGCGCGCGACCTTCGACGCGCTGAAGCACCAGGATTCGCCGCGCTCGGTCGCAGCCCGCCGCAACATCAAGGTGTCCACCCTGCAGTCCCGTCGTATCGGCGGCGATGCCGAGGCGGCTGCCGACTAA
- the rplP gene encoding 50S ribosomal protein L16, protein MMQPKKTKFRKAHKGRIHGVASSGATLAFGQFGLKATEPERVTARQIEAARRALTRHMKRAGRVWIRVFPDVPVSKKPAEVRMGSGKGSPELWVVRVKPGRVLFEIDGVNNQTAREALTLAAAKLPIKTRFVERIAE, encoded by the coding sequence ATGATGCAACCTAAGAAAACGAAGTTCCGGAAGGCGCATAAGGGCCGCATCCACGGCGTTGCGTCTTCGGGCGCGACGTTGGCGTTCGGCCAGTTCGGCCTGAAAGCGACCGAGCCTGAGCGCGTCACCGCGCGCCAGATCGAGGCCGCCCGCCGCGCGCTGACCCGCCACATGAAGCGCGCCGGCCGCGTCTGGATCCGTGTATTCCCCGACGTTCCGGTGTCGAAGAAGCCAGCCGAAGTCCGCATGGGCTCCGGCAAGGGCTCACCGGAATTGTGGGTCGTCCGCGTCAAGCCGGGCCGGGTGCTGTTCGAGATCGACGGCGTCAATAATCAGACCGCGCGCGAGGCGCTGACCTTGGCTGCCGCCAAGCTGCCGATCAAGACGCGCTTCGTCGAGCGCATTGCGGAGTAA
- the rplD gene encoding 50S ribosomal protein L4 produces MELKVTTLEGKEAGSVQLSDAIFGLEPREDIIARCVKWQLDKRQAGTHKAKGRAEIWRTGKKMYKQKGTGGARHGSARVPQFRGGGRAFGPVVRSHATDLPKKVRALALKHALSAKAKDGDLVVIEKAALEAAKTKALLGHFSGLGLTNALIIDGAELNQGFAAAARNIPNMDVLPIQGINVYDILRRQKLVLTKAAIDALEARFK; encoded by the coding sequence ATGGAACTGAAAGTCACGACCCTTGAAGGTAAGGAAGCCGGCTCGGTCCAGCTCTCCGACGCCATTTTCGGCCTCGAGCCGCGCGAGGACATCATCGCGCGCTGCGTGAAGTGGCAGCTCGACAAGCGTCAGGCCGGCACCCACAAGGCCAAGGGCCGCGCCGAGATCTGGCGCACTGGCAAGAAGATGTACAAGCAGAAGGGCACCGGCGGGGCTCGTCACGGCTCGGCCCGCGTGCCGCAGTTCCGCGGCGGTGGCCGTGCCTTCGGTCCGGTGGTGCGCTCGCACGCCACCGACCTGCCGAAGAAGGTCCGCGCGCTCGCGCTGAAGCATGCGCTGTCGGCCAAGGCAAAGGACGGTGATCTCGTCGTGATCGAGAAGGCCGCGCTCGAGGCTGCCAAGACCAAGGCGCTGCTTGGCCACTTCTCGGGGCTCGGCCTGACCAACGCGCTGATCATCGACGGCGCCGAGCTCAACCAGGGCTTCGCCGCGGCTGCCCGCAACATCCCGAACATGGACGTGCTGCCCATCCAGGGCATCAACGTCTACGACATCCTGCGCCGTCAGAAGCTCGTTCTGACCAAGGCCGCCATCGATGCGCTGGAGGCGCGCTTCAAATGA
- the rpsS gene encoding 30S ribosomal protein S19, with product MVRSVWKGPFVEASLLKKADAARASGRHDVIKIWSRRSTILPQFVGLTFGVYNGQKHVPVAVNEEMVGHKFGEFSPTRTFHGHSGDKKAKKA from the coding sequence ATGGTTCGTTCAGTCTGGAAAGGCCCGTTCGTCGAGGCGTCGCTGCTCAAGAAGGCAGATGCGGCGCGTGCGTCCGGCCGTCACGACGTCATCAAGATCTGGAGCCGTCGCTCGACCATCCTGCCGCAATTCGTCGGCCTGACCTTCGGCGTCTACAACGGTCAGAAGCACGTGCCGGTGGCGGTCAACGAGGAAATGGTCGGTCACAAGTTCGGCGAGTTCTCGCCGACCCGGACCTTCCATGGCCACTCCGGCGACAAGAAAGCCAAGAAGGCTTGA